From one Nanoarchaeota archaeon genomic stretch:
- a CDS encoding NAD-dependent epimerase/dehydratase family protein gives MKILVTGGAGFIGSQIVDLLIKKDYEVVIIDNLSTGKKDYINDKAKFYEADITKEIDLIFKKEKPEIVIHMAAQVMLRDSLENPIYDAKTNIFGTINVLESCRKHNVKKIIYTSTIAVIGEPEYLPVDEKHLGKPCSPYGISKYTAEHYVRAYNQLCGLDYLILRFGNVYGPRDDIKYKRVISLFIDCILKNKIPSIFGDGNQTRDFIYVCDLAEFIAENINKNSKNKLFHLAYGEQISVNEIFKILKELCNLKENAKYVQAVKGEVKDIYLDISLAKKELGWNPRHNIKQGLKETLEYVQENLIKT, from the coding sequence ATGAAAATTTTAGTTACAGGGGGGGCAGGGTTTATCGGAAGCCAGATAGTTGATTTATTAATCAAAAAAGATTATGAGGTTGTAATAATAGATAATTTAAGCACAGGCAAGAAAGATTATATAAATGACAAGGCTAAATTTTATGAAGCAGACATTACTAAAGAGATAGATTTAATTTTTAAAAAAGAAAAACCAGAAATTGTAATTCATATGGCTGCACAAGTAATGCTAAGAGATTCTTTAGAAAATCCAATTTATGATGCTAAAACAAATATTTTTGGAACAATAAATGTGCTAGAATCTTGCAGAAAACATAATGTTAAAAAAATAATTTATACATCAACAATAGCAGTCATCGGAGAGCCAGAATACCTGCCTGTGGATGAAAAACATCTGGGAAAACCATGCTCACCATATGGGATTTCAAAATATACAGCAGAGCATTATGTCAGAGCATATAATCAATTATGTGGCTTGGACTATTTAATCTTGCGTTTTGGAAATGTTTATGGTCCTAGAGATGATATTAAATACAAAAGGGTAATATCTCTTTTTATAGATTGTATATTAAAAAATAAAATACCATCAATCTTTGGAGATGGAAATCAGACAAGAGATTTTATTTATGTTTGTGATTTGGCAGAATTTATTGCTGAGAATATTAATAAAAATTCAAAAAATAAATTATTTCACCTGGCATATGGAGAACAAATAAGTGTAAATGAAATTTTTAAAATTCTTAAAGAATTGTGCAATTTAAAAGAAAATGCAAAATATGTTCAAGCAGTAAAAGGAGAAGTAAAAGATATTTATCTTGATATTTCTTTAGCAAAAAAAGAATTAGGTTGGAACCCAAGACATAATATAAAGCAAGGATTAAAAGAAACCTTAGAATATGTTCAAGAAAATTTAATTAAAACTTAA